Proteins encoded within one genomic window of Streptomyces sp. NBC_00523:
- a CDS encoding FAD-dependent oxidoreductase, translating into MNETIAVIGAGPGGLTLARVLQAHGIAATIYESETSATSRAQGGLLDIHEETGQIALRAAGLYDEFLAPVRPLLTPARRPVYSGTCFVEIALAPDGRNNRARVTAIGSGTLMAVAPGKGIIAHRYADGHLRGYVALNKPEDWMRSLDFIQPSGLRRIADEFDGWSPLLTVFVAESDAEPWLRPIHALPVGLAWDRVPGVTLVGDAAHLMSPFAGEGANLAMYDGADLARELVEQPDNEAAFAAYEERLFPRSSEAASRSERNLEVFFGAEAPRSVAALVGRARHIG; encoded by the coding sequence ATGAACGAGACCATCGCCGTCATCGGAGCGGGACCGGGCGGCCTGACGCTCGCCCGGGTGCTTCAGGCTCACGGCATCGCCGCGACGATCTACGAGAGCGAGACCTCGGCGACGTCCCGTGCGCAGGGCGGCCTGCTCGACATCCACGAAGAGACCGGGCAGATCGCACTTCGGGCCGCCGGCCTGTACGACGAGTTCCTCGCTCCGGTCCGCCCGCTGCTCACCCCCGCCCGGCGGCCTGTCTACAGCGGAACCTGCTTCGTCGAGATCGCTCTCGCCCCGGACGGCCGGAACAATCGGGCGCGCGTCACCGCGATCGGCAGCGGGACGCTGATGGCGGTCGCACCGGGCAAAGGGATCATCGCCCATCGCTACGCCGACGGGCACCTGCGCGGATACGTGGCGCTGAACAAGCCCGAGGACTGGATGAGGTCGCTCGACTTCATCCAGCCCTCGGGCCTCCGCCGGATCGCCGACGAGTTCGACGGATGGTCGCCGCTGCTCACCGTCTTCGTGGCGGAGAGCGACGCAGAACCGTGGCTCCGGCCCATCCACGCCCTCCCCGTCGGACTCGCATGGGACAGAGTGCCCGGCGTGACGCTCGTCGGCGACGCCGCCCACCTGATGTCGCCCTTCGCCGGCGAGGGTGCGAACCTCGCCATGTACGACGGTGCCGATCTGGCCCGCGAGTTGGTCGAGCAACCCGACAACGAGGCCGCGTTCGCCGCCTACGAAGAGCGGCTGTTCCCGCGCAGCAGCGAAGCCGCCAGCCGCTCGGAGCGCAACCTGGAGGTCTTCTTCGGCGCGGAAGCACCGCGGAGTGTCGCCGCTCTGGTCGGCCGAGCCCGTCACATCGGGTGA
- a CDS encoding NAD-dependent epimerase/dehydratase family protein encodes MTTTRDLHVVLGAGPAGTALAAELAGRGHQVRLVDRSGDGGAPDGVQRFAADASTAEGARAALDGAAVAYHCLNVGYHLQVEVMPRIQQSVLAAAETAGARLVVLDTLYPYGETHGAVMTEETPWNATSRKGRMRAELDARYLAAHDEGRLRVVLGRSADFVGPGVLNSTLGGAVFPAALTGGEVPVLGDIELPHSYTYIGDVAAGLATLGENPDGDGRVWHLPTAPALTTRQIMDLVAQRIGRPLNLTVIAEPRPFGPFDEVFMAEYAEMFYQHTEAQIVDSTAIEKAYSLTPNPMPATVDATLDWYGELLAAH; translated from the coding sequence ATGACCACAACACGTGATCTCCACGTAGTCCTCGGCGCCGGCCCCGCCGGCACCGCACTCGCCGCAGAGCTGGCCGGCCGGGGCCACCAGGTCCGACTGGTGGACCGGAGCGGCGACGGCGGCGCCCCGGACGGAGTTCAGCGGTTCGCCGCCGACGCGTCGACCGCGGAAGGCGCGCGGGCCGCCCTCGACGGAGCGGCGGTCGCCTACCACTGCCTGAACGTCGGCTATCACCTCCAGGTCGAGGTCATGCCGCGCATCCAGCAGTCCGTCCTCGCGGCGGCCGAGACGGCCGGCGCGCGCCTCGTCGTCCTCGACACGCTCTACCCGTACGGCGAGACGCACGGCGCGGTGATGACCGAGGAAACCCCCTGGAACGCGACCTCCCGCAAGGGCCGCATGCGCGCGGAGCTCGACGCCCGCTACCTCGCCGCCCACGACGAGGGACGGCTACGCGTCGTGCTGGGCCGGTCCGCCGACTTCGTCGGCCCCGGAGTCCTCAACTCCACGCTCGGCGGCGCGGTGTTCCCGGCCGCGCTGACCGGGGGAGAGGTGCCGGTACTCGGCGACATCGAGCTGCCGCACAGCTACACGTACATCGGAGACGTGGCGGCGGGCCTGGCGACGCTCGGCGAGAACCCGGACGGCGACGGCCGCGTCTGGCACCTGCCCACGGCACCCGCGCTCACCACCCGCCAGATCATGGACCTGGTGGCCCAGCGCATCGGCCGCCCCCTGAACCTCACCGTCATAGCCGAGCCGCGCCCGTTCGGCCCGTTCGACGAGGTGTTCATGGCGGAGTACGCCGAGATGTTCTACCAGCACACGGAGGCGCAGATCGTCGACTCCACGGCCATCGAGAAGGCGTACAGCCTCACCCCGAACCCGATGCCGGCCACGGTCGACGCCACACTCGACTGGTACGGAGAACTGCTGGCCGCGCACTGA
- a CDS encoding helix-turn-helix domain-containing protein: MTDDDQADTSAAIGRRLRAARQDRGSTLTGVSCATGISPSTLSRIETGRRKPTLEMLLQLAKEYEVSLDELAGTAPAAGPRASALQRFGDDKVVLPLTRYVGGLHAHKHVLPAIQEPPARPRQVSHGGWEWLCVLYGRLWLALGDQDLVLSAGEVAEFDTRDPHGVANAGPGGPVEYLIMFGPQGERLRPRTPPAPGPRAR, from the coding sequence GTGACGGACGATGACCAGGCCGACACGTCGGCGGCCATCGGCCGCCGGCTTCGGGCCGCACGTCAAGACCGCGGCTCCACGCTCACCGGCGTCAGCTGCGCGACCGGCATCTCCCCGAGCACGTTGTCGCGGATCGAGACCGGCCGACGCAAGCCCACTCTGGAAATGCTGCTGCAGCTGGCGAAGGAGTACGAGGTCTCCCTGGACGAGCTGGCCGGCACCGCTCCCGCCGCCGGGCCCCGCGCCTCCGCGCTCCAACGTTTCGGCGACGACAAGGTGGTGCTGCCGCTGACCCGGTACGTCGGAGGCCTGCACGCCCACAAACACGTCCTGCCCGCCATCCAGGAGCCGCCCGCGCGGCCCCGGCAGGTCTCCCACGGCGGCTGGGAATGGCTGTGCGTCCTGTACGGGCGGCTGTGGCTCGCACTCGGCGACCAGGACCTCGTCCTGAGCGCCGGGGAAGTCGCCGAGTTCGACACCCGCGATCCGCATGGGGTCGCCAACGCCGGCCCCGGTGGTCCGGTCGAGTACTTGATCATGTTCGGGCCGCAGGGGGAGCGCCTGCGACCGCGCAC
- a CDS encoding alpha/beta fold hydrolase, whose amino-acid sequence MQPEPSAALRHRTVEAPAGRLHLVEQGTGPLVLLVHGFPESWYSWRRQLPALAAAGYRAVALDVRGYGRSSKPAETDAYRMLDLVEDNVAVVRALGEESAVVVGHDWGSNIAATSALLHPEVFRAVALLSVPYAPPGGPRPTDVLGRIGGPEQEFYVSYFQEPGRAEAEIEPDVRGWLAGFYAALSADTMPAQGEPDPHFVAHGGRLRDRFPAGILPGWLTVDDLDVYAGEFERTGLTGALNRYRNMDRDWEDLAPLHGAPIKQPSLFIGGTLDASTTWMSDAIDAFSTTLPGLTASHLLEGCGHWIQQERTEETNRLLTSWLSSLTG is encoded by the coding sequence ATGCAGCCCGAGCCGTCCGCCGCACTCCGTCACCGCACCGTCGAGGCCCCCGCCGGGCGCCTGCACCTGGTCGAGCAGGGAACCGGCCCGCTGGTCCTGCTCGTGCACGGCTTCCCCGAGTCCTGGTACTCCTGGCGCCGCCAGCTCCCGGCCCTCGCCGCGGCCGGCTACCGGGCGGTGGCGCTCGACGTGCGCGGCTACGGCCGCTCCTCCAAGCCCGCGGAGACCGATGCCTACCGGATGCTGGACCTGGTGGAGGACAACGTTGCCGTCGTACGCGCTCTCGGAGAGGAGAGCGCGGTGGTCGTCGGCCACGACTGGGGCTCCAACATCGCCGCCACCTCCGCCCTGCTCCACCCCGAGGTCTTCCGGGCCGTCGCCCTGCTGAGCGTCCCGTACGCGCCACCCGGCGGCCCCCGCCCCACCGACGTCCTCGGCCGGATCGGCGGCCCCGAGCAGGAGTTCTACGTCTCCTACTTCCAGGAGCCCGGCCGCGCCGAGGCGGAGATCGAGCCCGACGTGCGGGGCTGGCTCGCGGGTTTCTACGCTGCCCTGTCCGCCGACACCATGCCCGCCCAGGGCGAGCCCGACCCACACTTCGTCGCCCACGGCGGTCGACTGCGTGACCGTTTCCCCGCCGGCATCCTCCCGGGCTGGCTGACCGTAGACGACCTCGACGTCTACGCCGGAGAGTTCGAGCGCACGGGCCTGACGGGCGCCCTCAACCGCTACCGCAACATGGACCGCGACTGGGAGGACCTCGCCCCCCTCCACGGCGCCCCGATCAAGCAGCCGTCCCTGTTCATCGGCGGCACCCTGGACGCCTCCACCACCTGGATGTCCGACGCCATCGACGCCTTCTCCACCACCCTCCCCGGCCTGACCGCCTCCCACCTCCTGGAGGGCTGCGGCCACTGGATCCAGCAGGAACGCACTGAGGAGACCAACCGTCTGCTCACCAGCTGGCTCAGCTCCCTCACGGGCTGA
- a CDS encoding TetR/AcrR family transcriptional regulator, translated as MAETQQGPRARYREQTRAEIKEVALRQLAEGGAAALALTRIAKALGLSGPALYRYFANRDDLLSALIRDAYDDAATAIGEAAATARDRSPRERLRVLAGAYRAWAVSEPHRYLLIQGSPVPGYVAPDDTLERARAALGPFLPVFAGGSPGADAASMVDRMAAWLETDAGVGSWVAEYAPDAAGDVRASAVALAGAVLVWAQLHGAVGLEVAGQFAGMGHDGESLLAAQNGMLADAFGLE; from the coding sequence ATGGCGGAGACGCAGCAGGGGCCGCGGGCCAGGTACCGGGAGCAGACCCGGGCGGAGATCAAGGAAGTGGCGCTGCGCCAGCTCGCGGAGGGTGGTGCGGCGGCGCTCGCGCTCACACGCATCGCCAAGGCGCTGGGGCTCTCGGGGCCCGCCCTCTACCGCTACTTCGCCAATCGCGACGACCTGCTGAGCGCCCTGATCAGAGACGCGTACGACGACGCCGCAACGGCCATCGGCGAGGCGGCGGCCACGGCGCGCGACCGGAGCCCGCGCGAGCGGCTGCGCGTACTGGCCGGGGCCTACCGCGCCTGGGCCGTCTCCGAGCCGCACCGCTATCTGCTGATCCAGGGCTCTCCGGTACCGGGGTATGTGGCCCCGGACGACACCCTGGAGCGCGCGCGTGCCGCGCTCGGACCGTTCCTGCCGGTCTTCGCAGGCGGTTCCCCGGGGGCCGACGCGGCCTCGATGGTGGACCGGATGGCGGCGTGGCTGGAGACGGACGCCGGTGTGGGGTCCTGGGTGGCGGAGTACGCGCCCGACGCCGCGGGGGACGTCAGGGCTTCCGCCGTTGCGCTGGCCGGTGCGGTGCTGGTGTGGGCGCAGTTGCACGGGGCGGTGGGCCTGGAGGTGGCGGGGCAGTTCGCCGGCATGGGGCACGACGGGGAGTCCCTGCTCGCGGCCCAGAACGGCATGCTGGCGGACGCCTTCGGGCTGGAGTAG